A segment of the Mercurialis annua linkage group LG4, ddMerAnnu1.2, whole genome shotgun sequence genome:
ttatttatggcctAAAGTTTACTTTtagtctaatattttatataatagtaTCAGTTACTGATGTAgtagaatttaattaaatttattcacGAAACGACGTAACCGACAGCTTATACCTCAAAATTATTCACATTTTCTTCATTACTTCCAAACCTGCTTCCAATTAAGCAAATGACAGGAAAAGTAATATACAGACAGAAACCCAAATGAAATCTGAATTGACAGATAAGAAATGAGCAAAAGGTCAATCAAATCCTCACATTTATATCACTGAATCAAAATagtattcttttttaatttttttaatcaattagatcTCAAAATATTTATGTTGCAAGTCAAATAAATCATTTCAATCAGGAAAATTATGCAATATAACGTTTATTACATTATTCgtacaacaaaccaatgagaTATTTGCAATATTTgcaatatttaataataaaaaaataaaaaataattaaatattctaCTATTGCAAATGTTCATTGTCTTATTGTAAAAATGACATGGTACAATCGTTGTGTCGGATAAACACTCTTTTAATCAATTAGATCTAAAATTTGTGTCTCGATATCAATTAACCCCTAATTTATATACCTTATTTTTCTGATAAGTAAATATAGCGTGACTTATTCGACTCCGAGATATTATTAGTTTTGAGatctaattaactaaaaatattaaaagtgaaTTATTTGCTCATGAGAcataaattttgagatttcattgataaaaagattaaaagtgATTTATTTGATCTCGACACACGAGTTTAAGGGCCGGGTTGATTCTTTTTCCGATAAGAAATAATTAATCCATAAAGGCCAATTTGGTAATTTGAAGTGCATAACGCCAGAGACAAGGTAGCTAAAATGCATCATCTTCTTGTCTGCATTCATTGAAATCCAGCTCACAAACTCTTGTTGGAGATTGACATCGCCTCTCTTACTAACAATGACacattatgataataaaattattcaattctCAATTATCAAATCTCAacacaaattttcaaaaatatcaaagtCTCAATCTTTACTCCCACCTACAAAAACCCAACTCAACCATCACTCACTCACCGCCCTTCTCTCTCTAGCTAGCTTCAGACCCACCATCAACCATCTCTAAAAATGAGAGAAATTCTCCATATTCAAGCTGGTCAATGTGGTAACCAAATCGGTGGCAAGTTTTGGGAAGTTGTGTGTGATGAACATGGCATTGATCCGACAGGGAAGTATGTCGGGGACTCGAGAGTTCAGCTTGAGAGAGTTAATGTTTACTATAATGAAGCTAGTGGTGGCCGGTATGTGCCCAGAGCTGTGTTGATGGATCTTGAACCGGGTACTATGGATGCCTTGAGGACTGGGCCTTATGGTCAGATCTTTCGGCCTGATAATTTTGTGTTTGGCCAGAATGGAGCTGGTAATAACTGGGCTAAGGGGCATTATACTGAAGGAGCTGAGTTGATTGATTCTGTTCTCGATGTTGTGAGGAAAGAAGCTGAGAATTGTGATTGCTTGCAGGGTAAGTTATTTCTAATTTACTCGATCCTTGTCATTTCTTCATTCCCAAGCATGAAAATTCAATGTTTTTGATTATATATGTGATGATGATTAGATTTTAAACGAACCCGAGCTAGAGCTGAACATGAACAAACACCTCAAAACTCGGTTCAGCTCGATTACAGTCCTAGTTCTATCATTTCTTCATTTCCAAGTATGAGAATTTGATGTTTCTGATTATGTTATGATGATCAGGTTTCCAAATCTGTCATTCTTTGGGAGGTGGAACCGGTTCAGGAATGGGAACTCTTCTTATATCGAAGATCAGGGAAGAGTATCCAGACAGAATGATGTTAACTTTCTCAGTGTTTCCTTCTCCTAAGGTATCTGATACTGTGGTTGAGCCCTATAATGCAACCTTGTCGGTTCACCAACTTGTTGAGAATGCTGATGAGTGTATGGTGCTTGACAATGAAGCGCTCTATGATATCTGCTTCCGAACTCTCAAGCTCACCAATCCTAGCTGTAAGTTGCTTCCTCAATATTTGTTTTGCTGCAGCTTAGCTACGATCTTCAGATCTAAAGTCGAATAGTTATTTAACATGGTATCGGAAATGTTCATTATTCATAACTTGAATTTACAAAATAACTTCTGGTTAGTTGACAACTTGAAAATGTATtagtatattaatttgcttctataaaaatgatttaaatcATCAATGGTGAACTGTTGCTGAATATACTAATACCGTTATCTTAGATCTTAGATCTATTGCAATAGTTTTAAATCTGCAACATTTGCTCCCGCTGCAATAGGTTTTCGACTGACTTACtagttttatatatttgagAACTTTTACAATGGTTATATACTGTTGcaataaatttgaaattgctACTAAATTGGCGTTGTCATTGCCGTATTGCATATTATGTAGTAGTGATTCTAGTACTAGTTGTGTATGCCATAtagtcattttttttttcattctaatGTGAATGTTCTTAAATATGTACAGTTGGAGATCTTAACCATTTGATTTCTACAACAATGAGTGGAGTAACATGTTGCCTTCGCTTCCCTGGTCAACTCAACTCTGATCTTCGAAAGCTAGCCGTAAATCTAATCCCATTTCCGCGTCTCCACTTCTTTATGGTAGGATTCGCACCCCTCACCTCTCGTGGCTCGCAGCAATACAGGGCCCTAACAATCCCTGAGCTCACACAACAAATGTGGGATGCCAAAAACATGATGTGTGCAGCTGACCCTAGGCACGGTAGGTACTTGACTGCTTCAGCTATGTTCCGAGGCAAAATGAGTACTAAAGAAGTGGATGAGCAAATGATCAATGTGCAAAACAAGAACTCATCTTATTTTGTTGAGTGGATTCCTAATAATGTTAAATCAAGTGTATGTGACATACCACCAACAGGACTAGCAATGTCATCGACATTTATGGGAAATTCGACGTCTATTCAAGAAATGTTTAGGCGTGTATCCGAACAATTTACTGTCATGTTTCGGAGAAAGGCGTTTTTGCATTGGTACACTGGTGAAGGTATGGATGAAATGGAATTTACCGAGGCTGAAAGTAATATGAATGATTTGGTATCCGAATACCAACAGTATCAAGACGCTGCTGCGGATCATGACGAGGAGGAGGATGAAGAGGCTGAGGAGAATTGAAATGGAGATTTTGGTGTAATGTTGATCAAATACTATATTATGGTTCCAAGCAAAAGTGTAACTCTTTATTTGCTCTGGCTGAGTTCATATggttttttcatgtttattgTTTGAAAATGGTCAATAAGGAGGTCATGTTTATAATGTCTAGCCCTCAAATGACCTTTATGTTGAACTTTGTGGAATTCTGATTAATTATTTgtaatttgattgattttttgtGTGCAAGTTTTGTATTTGTAATCTTGTTgccaaataaaatcatattctTATCCTGCAAAATCATATCTTAATATTTAGGCAGAATGGATAGGGAacttgaaatatttttagatcTTATTGTAATtctaatcaaaacttttaatttcgGTAATTTGAGTCCAACTTTCGAAGTTGACagcatctttttatcaattttaaaaattattttgattagaTTTGTAAGAAGACAAAGGTTCAGATATCTTAAATTATTAGACCTAATATGGCACCTGATTTCAGGAAAAAAAATGGGTTTAGAAGAGTTTGTATATGATTTAATATTGAGAGGTTGATTTTAAATCAGGTCGAAAAGCTCTGTCCACATAATAATTGTAATCGAATAAATGGTCAACCCGGTCTCTAAATTTgtgatttgaataaaaaaaaaactcactcTTAgtcattttgattaattaaggaTAATACCTTTAATTTTAAgatcaattatataatatgataAGAACCGGAATGGCTCAATTTTTTCGTTAATTGACCTAagaatagaaaatattattagtTGATCAAAATTGTCAAGATTGAGTTATTTGATCATGAGTTACAAGTTAGATACTAGATTAATCCTTTGCTCAATTGTAATCATACTAAATagattatatgattatgattaaGCACACACCTAAACTTTGATAACTTGATCGCTAAAACACTTTAACTTTATAACTCGATAGTTTGTTTTTAGACTAAATTCATTTTGAGGTCTCTAAATTATACTATTTTGGTTTATAAGATCCTTCAACTTTATTTGGCTTCTTTAGGTCCgcaaaatttttattttttggttcatcgaGTCCTTAAACTTCTATTTGGCTTTCTCAAAGTTCTAAACTTTTATCTTTTGGTTCATTTGGTCCTTAACCAGAGATCCATTTAAGGCCTTaatgaactaaaaaataaaaatttagacaCCCAATGAACCAAAAACGAAAGTTTGGAGACTCGAGAAAGCCAAATAAAAGTTAAGGGACTTGATGAGccaaaaaccaaaattttaggGACCTAAGAAAGCCATTTAAAAGTTAAGGGACTCAATGAACCAAAACCGTATAGTTTAGGGACCTTAAAATAAGTTTAGCCTTGTTTTTATCACCTTTTGATTTATTACTCTTTCTGGGCGTTCAAATGTTTCTGAAAATAGTAAATTATGGGAAATTTGTTAAAATGAATAgaaagttaaaaaaaagtaCTTAAAAATGTTGTAAAATATTATCCAAAAGTCTATTAAGTTAATATGAAAAACCTTTTTGCAGTATTAACATCAAATTGTACAACAACAATTAAATGAGTTCCTATTGAATCTGAACTTGTAGGCTCTATAACTAAAAGTTCACTGCAAAGCAAATGTAACAGATAGACAAGGTTAGCAACAGCATAAAATAGAAAATCCAAGTGCACCTCAGCTTCAGCAAGC
Coding sequences within it:
- the LOC126677130 gene encoding tubulin beta chain-like, with amino-acid sequence MREILHIQAGQCGNQIGGKFWEVVCDEHGIDPTGKYVGDSRVQLERVNVYYNEASGGRYVPRAVLMDLEPGTMDALRTGPYGQIFRPDNFVFGQNGAGNNWAKGHYTEGAELIDSVLDVVRKEAENCDCLQGFQICHSLGGGTGSGMGTLLISKIREEYPDRMMLTFSVFPSPKVSDTVVEPYNATLSVHQLVENADECMVLDNEALYDICFRTLKLTNPSFGDLNHLISTTMSGVTCCLRFPGQLNSDLRKLAVNLIPFPRLHFFMVGFAPLTSRGSQQYRALTIPELTQQMWDAKNMMCAADPRHGRYLTASAMFRGKMSTKEVDEQMINVQNKNSSYFVEWIPNNVKSSVCDIPPTGLAMSSTFMGNSTSIQEMFRRVSEQFTVMFRRKAFLHWYTGEGMDEMEFTEAESNMNDLVSEYQQYQDAAADHDEEEDEEAEEN